A genomic stretch from Pseudomonas sp. MUP55 includes:
- a CDS encoding ABC transporter ATP-binding protein: protein MSLTLEHVSRVVEGQTWIDDANLRFEAGSFNVLLGRTLSGKTSLMRLMAGLDKPDSGRILMNGVDVTQKPVRLRNVSMVYQQFINYPTMTVFENIASPLRQAGVANELIQSKVLETARMLRIEKFLQRHPLELSGGQQQRTAMARALVKDAELILFDEPLVNLDYKLREELRQEMRELFKARHTIAIYATTEPNEALALGGTTTILHEGRVIQSGKAAEVYHQPQSVLAAELFSEPPINLMPGRISGNEVSFANFVHFPLNVDLRPIGEGEFRFGVRPSHISLVPSNDDDLELAVTVEVAEISGSETFLHVRSEHFLLVLHLPGVHEYDVDAPIRVYIPTHKLFVFDGQGRLVQAPGRRVARVA from the coding sequence ATGTCATTGACCCTGGAACATGTCTCCCGCGTTGTCGAAGGCCAAACCTGGATCGACGATGCCAACCTGCGTTTCGAAGCCGGTTCCTTCAACGTTTTGCTCGGCCGCACCCTGTCCGGCAAGACCAGCCTCATGCGTTTGATGGCCGGCCTGGACAAGCCCGACAGCGGCCGCATCCTGATGAACGGTGTGGACGTCACGCAAAAACCGGTGCGCTTGCGCAACGTGTCCATGGTGTACCAACAGTTCATCAACTACCCCACCATGACGGTGTTCGAAAACATCGCCTCGCCCTTGCGCCAGGCCGGTGTGGCCAACGAGCTGATCCAGAGCAAGGTGCTGGAAACGGCGCGAATGCTGCGCATCGAGAAATTTTTGCAACGCCACCCGCTGGAACTGTCCGGCGGCCAGCAGCAGCGTACGGCCATGGCCCGAGCGCTGGTCAAAGACGCCGAGCTGATTCTGTTCGATGAGCCGTTGGTCAACCTGGACTACAAGCTGCGCGAAGAACTGCGTCAGGAAATGCGCGAACTGTTCAAGGCGCGCCACACCATCGCCATCTACGCCACCACCGAGCCCAACGAAGCCCTGGCGCTGGGCGGTACCACCACCATTCTTCACGAAGGCCGAGTGATTCAGAGCGGCAAGGCCGCCGAGGTCTATCACCAGCCGCAAAGCGTATTGGCTGCCGAGCTGTTTTCCGAACCGCCGATCAACCTGATGCCCGGGCGCATCAGCGGCAATGAAGTGAGTTTCGCCAACTTCGTGCATTTCCCGCTCAACGTCGACCTGCGCCCCATCGGCGAAGGTGAATTCCGCTTTGGCGTGCGCCCCAGCCATATCAGCCTGGTGCCCAGCAACGACGACGACCTGGAGCTGGCCGTGACCGTGGAAGTCGCCGAGATCAGCGGTTCGGAAACCTTCCTGCACGTGCGCAGCGAACATTTCCTGCTGGTGCTGCACCTGCCGGGGGTGCATGAGTACGACGTCGACGCGCCGATCCGCGTGTATATCCCCACCCATAAACTGTTTGTGTTCGATGGCCAGGGCCGTTTGGTCCAGGCCCCCGGGCGCCGTGTCGCGAGGGTTGCCTGA
- a CDS encoding sigma-54-dependent Fis family transcriptional regulator, whose protein sequence is MAEPLTHDTIIQDSWRRCRAFGLDHQSAPSFDQLPAEGIRQLLESQHSLVQTTHQEVLPYYENILSNSNCLIMLADNQGQVLTSWGTQRFIEPRLARGFSAGASWMEHASGTNAIGTALACAQAVHIEHDEHFLKANRFMTGSAAPIFDAQREIIAVLDVSSDSYLPPSHTLGMVKMMSQTVENRLILNLFRGEHFQLTFNTGLSNLDSQWAGLLIFDESGQVLSANRRADNLLGISLSRVMIDSLFKVSLLELLNQPEGLPFSLQAAGRNRFQCLLKRPRQTPVQARMFNPPAPAKPAAVSLTTLHFGDARVEKAVRQAERLLEKDIPLLIHGETGVGKEVFVKALHQASSRSQQALIAVNCAAIPAELVESELFGYEKGAFTGANQKGSIGLIRKADKGTLFLDEIGDMPLPTQARLLRVLQERCVQPVGNSEVFPVDLRIISATNRALRELVQAGRFREDLYYRIGGLTLELPPLRERSDKQALFQQLWQQHRDPTQWAGLSAEVLKLFEQHPWPGNLRQVSSVLQVALAMAEEQPIRPEHLPDDFFVDLLGPTQEPASERLDDSVDLTQRLKAAGGNISHLARELGVSRNTLYKRLRQNEG, encoded by the coding sequence ATGGCCGAACCACTGACTCACGACACCATCATCCAGGACTCCTGGCGCCGCTGCCGCGCCTTCGGCCTGGACCACCAGAGCGCGCCCAGCTTCGACCAGTTACCCGCCGAGGGCATTCGCCAGTTGCTGGAGAGTCAGCATTCACTGGTGCAGACCACCCATCAGGAAGTGCTGCCCTACTACGAAAACATCCTGAGCAATTCCAACTGCCTGATCATGCTGGCCGACAATCAGGGCCAGGTGCTGACCTCGTGGGGCACCCAGCGGTTTATCGAGCCGCGGCTGGCCCGTGGTTTCAGCGCAGGCGCCAGCTGGATGGAACACGCCAGCGGCACCAACGCCATCGGTACCGCATTGGCCTGCGCCCAGGCCGTGCATATCGAGCACGACGAACACTTCCTCAAGGCCAACCGCTTCATGACCGGTTCGGCAGCGCCGATTTTCGACGCCCAACGCGAGATCATCGCGGTGCTGGACGTCTCCAGCGACAGCTACCTGCCGCCCTCCCACACCCTGGGCATGGTCAAGATGATGAGCCAGACCGTGGAAAACCGGCTGATCCTCAACCTGTTTCGCGGCGAGCATTTCCAGCTGACGTTCAACACCGGCCTGAGCAACCTCGACAGCCAGTGGGCAGGCCTGCTGATTTTCGACGAAAGCGGCCAGGTGCTGTCGGCTAACCGGCGTGCGGACAACCTGCTGGGTATCAGTCTGTCGCGGGTGATGATCGACAGCTTGTTCAAGGTCTCGCTGCTGGAGTTGCTCAATCAGCCGGAGGGCCTGCCGTTCTCCCTGCAAGCGGCGGGACGCAATCGTTTCCAATGCCTGCTCAAGCGGCCGAGGCAGACGCCAGTGCAGGCGCGGATGTTCAACCCACCTGCGCCGGCCAAGCCCGCCGCCGTCAGCCTCACCACCCTGCATTTTGGCGATGCACGGGTGGAAAAAGCCGTGCGCCAGGCCGAACGTCTGCTGGAAAAAGACATTCCGTTGTTGATCCACGGCGAAACCGGCGTGGGCAAAGAGGTGTTCGTCAAAGCCCTGCACCAGGCCAGTTCCCGCAGCCAGCAGGCATTGATCGCGGTGAACTGTGCGGCGATTCCGGCTGAGCTGGTGGAATCGGAACTGTTTGGCTACGAAAAAGGCGCGTTCACCGGTGCCAACCAGAAAGGCAGCATCGGCCTGATCCGCAAGGCCGACAAGGGCACGCTGTTTCTCGATGAAATCGGCGACATGCCTTTACCCACCCAGGCCCGGCTGCTGCGGGTGCTGCAGGAGCGTTGTGTGCAACCGGTGGGCAACAGCGAGGTGTTCCCGGTGGACTTGCGCATCATCTCGGCCACCAACCGAGCGCTACGGGAACTGGTGCAAGCCGGGCGCTTTCGTGAGGATTTGTATTACCGCATTGGCGGCCTGACCCTGGAATTGCCGCCATTGCGCGAGCGCAGCGACAAGCAGGCGCTGTTCCAGCAACTGTGGCAGCAGCACCGCGACCCCACGCAGTGGGCCGGGTTGAGCGCCGAGGTGCTCAAGCTGTTCGAACAGCATCCGTGGCCGGGCAATCTGCGTCAGGTGAGCAGTGTGTTGCAGGTGGCGCTGGCGATGGCCGAAGAACAGCCCATCCGCCCGGAGCACCTGCCCGATGACTTTTTTGTGGATTTGCTGGGGCCGACACAGGAGCCCGCCAGTGAGCGTCTGGATGACAGCGTCGACCTGACGCAGCGCTTGAAGGC